The proteins below come from a single Chryseobacterium bernardetii genomic window:
- a CDS encoding transketolase family protein, protein MKYTYTEKKDTRSGFGAGLAELADKNPNVVALCADLIGSLKMEKFIEKAPERFIQVGIAEANMMGLAAGLSITGKIPFTGTFANFSTSRVYDQIRQSIAYSGKNVKICASHAGLTLGEDGATHQVLEDIGMMKMLPGMTVINPCDYNQTKAATLAIADYEGPVYLRFGRPTVPVFIPEDMPFEIGKGIMLQEGTDVTIVATGHLVWESLVAADELEKEGISCEVINIHTIKPLDEEIILKSVEKTGKIVTAEEHNYLGGLGESVAGMLARRRPTRQEFVAVNDTFGESATPAELMKKYKIDADAVKEAVKRILAN, encoded by the coding sequence ATGAAATATACATATACAGAAAAAAAGGACACACGTTCAGGATTCGGAGCCGGATTAGCTGAGCTTGCTGACAAAAACCCTAATGTAGTAGCACTTTGTGCAGATCTTATCGGATCTTTGAAAATGGAGAAATTCATTGAGAAAGCTCCTGAAAGATTCATCCAGGTGGGTATTGCAGAGGCCAACATGATGGGACTTGCTGCAGGTCTTAGCATCACGGGAAAAATTCCTTTCACAGGAACTTTTGCTAACTTCTCTACTTCAAGAGTATATGACCAGATCCGTCAGTCTATTGCTTACTCTGGTAAGAATGTAAAAATCTGTGCTTCTCACGCAGGTCTTACATTAGGGGAAGATGGGGCAACTCACCAGGTATTGGAAGATATCGGGATGATGAAAATGCTTCCTGGAATGACTGTCATTAACCCTTGCGACTACAACCAGACAAAAGCGGCTACCCTTGCGATTGCTGACTACGAAGGTCCTGTATATTTAAGATTCGGCAGACCGACTGTTCCTGTATTTATCCCTGAAGATATGCCTTTCGAAATCGGAAAAGGAATTATGCTTCAGGAAGGTACTGATGTAACCATTGTTGCAACAGGACACCTTGTATGGGAGTCTCTTGTAGCGGCTGACGAGCTTGAGAAAGAAGGTATTTCTTGTGAGGTGATCAATATCCACACTATTAAACCTCTTGATGAAGAGATCATCTTAAAATCTGTTGAAAAAACCGGTAAGATTGTAACGGCTGAAGAGCATAACTATCTTGGTGGCCTGGGTGAATCTGTTGCGGGAATGCTTGCAAGAAGAAGACCTACAAGACAGGAATTTGTTGCAGTAAACGATACTTTCGGAGAATCTGCAACACCTGCTGAATTGATGAAGAAGTATAAAATTGATGCTGACGCAGTGAAAGAAGCTGTAAAAAGAATCTTAGCTAACTAA